One Paenibacillus riograndensis SBR5 DNA segment encodes these proteins:
- the ruvB gene encoding Holliday junction branch migration DNA helicase RuvB: MDDRIISANLMMDEQAVELSLRPRYLGEYIGQNQVKENLKIYIEAAKMRSEALDHVLLYGPPGLGKTTLANIIANELGVNLRTTSGPAIERPGDLAALLTNLQQGDVLFIDEIHRLHRTVEEVMYPAMEDFALDIMIGKGPSARSVRLDLPPFTLIGATTRAGLLSAPLRDRFGVVSRLEYYTIDELSFIVSRNAELLGIEILGDAAEEIALRSRGTPRIANRLLKRVRDFAQVRGDGIITPEIAGESLKMLQVDPRGLDSIDHKMLHSMISSFRGGPVGLDTIAATIGEESQTIEDVYEPYLLQIGFLQRTPRGRVVTPAAYQHLGLPLPPQPQ; this comes from the coding sequence ATGGATGACCGGATTATATCGGCAAACCTGATGATGGACGAGCAGGCTGTAGAATTAAGCCTGCGCCCCCGCTATCTGGGAGAGTATATCGGACAGAACCAGGTCAAAGAGAATCTGAAAATATATATAGAAGCTGCCAAAATGCGCAGTGAAGCGCTGGACCATGTGCTGCTGTACGGGCCTCCCGGTCTCGGCAAAACGACACTCGCGAATATTATCGCCAATGAGCTTGGTGTGAACCTCAGGACAACATCCGGGCCTGCCATTGAGCGGCCCGGCGATCTGGCCGCGCTGCTGACCAATCTCCAGCAGGGCGATGTGCTGTTCATTGACGAGATTCACCGGCTGCACCGGACGGTGGAAGAGGTGATGTATCCGGCGATGGAGGATTTCGCGCTGGATATTATGATCGGCAAGGGGCCGAGCGCCCGCTCGGTGCGCCTGGACCTGCCGCCCTTTACGCTAATCGGCGCCACTACCCGAGCCGGGCTGTTGTCTGCGCCGCTGCGCGACCGCTTCGGAGTGGTCAGCCGGCTGGAGTATTATACGATCGACGAGCTGAGCTTCATCGTGTCCCGCAATGCCGAACTGCTCGGCATTGAGATTCTGGGCGATGCTGCCGAAGAGATCGCCCTGCGGTCCCGGGGGACTCCGCGGATTGCCAACCGCCTGCTGAAGCGGGTTCGCGATTTCGCACAGGTGCGCGGCGACGGAATCATTACGCCGGAGATTGCCGGAGAATCGCTGAAGATGCTGCAGGTGGACCCGCGCGGGCTGGACAGCATCGACCACAAGATGCTTCATTCCATGATCAGTTCCTTCCGCGGCGGACCTGTCGGACTGGATACCATAGCTGCGACAATCGGAGAAGAGAGCCAGACCATTGAGGATGTATATGAGCCTTATTTGCTGCAGATTGGATTTCTGCAGCGGACGCCCCGGGGGAGAGTTGTGACTCCTGCCGCTTATCAGCATCTGGGCCTTCCGCTTCCTCCGCAGCCGCAATAA
- the ruvA gene encoding Holliday junction branch migration protein RuvA gives MIDYLRGPVVHLEPEYVVVDVQGIGYRVFCPNPYAFAKLEGPVTIYIHYQTREDATLLFGFPTREEQKLFRKLIEVSGIGPRVALGILTGGTPDQLISAIYQENITFLTKLPGIGKKTAQRMILDLRDKLDGLSAVSMQTGLFAVAAEAQAAAEALPWEEARDGLRALGYTEAELDRVWLTMKKEGADSGPVDVLMKKALGLLYTAK, from the coding sequence ATGATAGATTACTTAAGAGGTCCGGTTGTGCATTTGGAGCCGGAATATGTGGTGGTGGATGTCCAGGGCATAGGGTACCGGGTATTCTGCCCGAACCCGTATGCTTTTGCCAAGCTGGAGGGGCCGGTGACGATCTACATCCATTACCAGACACGCGAGGATGCTACCCTGCTCTTCGGGTTCCCGACAAGAGAAGAGCAGAAGCTGTTCCGCAAGCTGATTGAAGTATCCGGGATCGGCCCGCGCGTAGCTCTGGGGATTCTGACCGGCGGAACACCGGATCAGCTGATCTCGGCGATTTACCAGGAGAATATCACCTTCCTGACCAAGCTGCCGGGGATCGGCAAGAAGACGGCCCAGCGGATGATTCTGGATCTTCGGGACAAGCTGGACGGCCTGAGCGCGGTATCCATGCAGACCGGATTATTCGCTGTAGCGGCTGAAGCCCAGGCTGCGGCGGAGGCCCTGCCTTGGGAGGAAGCCCGCGACGGGCTGAGGGCGCTTGGTTATACCGAAGCCGAACTGGACCGGGTATGGCTGACCATGAAGAAGGAAGGTGCCGATTCAGGGCCGGTTGATGTGCTGATGAAGAAGGCGTTGGGGCTGCTGTATACAGCCAAATAG
- the ruvC gene encoding crossover junction endodeoxyribonuclease RuvC, whose product MRILGIDPGLAIVGFGFVDKVGNKLTPVQYGCIQTEAHTPEEERLLHVYEGMVQLIDKYQPDAVAVEKLFFSRNVTTALPVAQARGVLILAAVQRGLPVAEYTPMMVKQAVVGYGKAEKKQVQEMVKLLLKLAAVPKPDDVADALAVAVCHAHSVSLNSKLNEVLRK is encoded by the coding sequence TTGCGCATCCTGGGAATTGACCCGGGGCTGGCGATTGTCGGCTTCGGCTTCGTGGATAAGGTAGGAAACAAATTAACGCCGGTTCAGTACGGGTGCATCCAGACGGAGGCGCACACGCCGGAGGAGGAACGTCTGCTGCATGTCTACGAGGGTATGGTGCAGCTCATTGATAAATACCAGCCTGATGCGGTCGCGGTGGAGAAGCTGTTTTTCAGCCGCAATGTAACCACTGCACTGCCGGTGGCACAAGCAAGAGGTGTGCTGATCCTGGCTGCTGTCCAGCGCGGGCTTCCCGTCGCGGAGTATACTCCGATGATGGTGAAGCAGGCTGTGGTGGGCTATGGCAAGGCCGAGAAGAAGCAGGTGCAGGAGATGGTCAAGCTGCTGCTGAAGCTGGCGGCTGTGCCGAAGCCCGATGATGTGGCGGATGCGCTGGCGGTGGCGGTATGCCACGCCCATTCGGTGAGTCTTAATTCCAAATTAAATGAGGTATTGCGAAAATGA
- a CDS encoding BofC C-terminal domain-containing protein: MKKQLWRRWRRWKRAPWVGAACIALTLLAWRGMQVPEELSGLLSDTAWNVPDQLSGLQEQASSGDPGRSVPAAAAAYSQAEEEGTEGASALDRKQLLETLSQEPVSRTVHLKTTYISGEEIVTLPGDKPLVQLKQVIAAHPGWNGWISADGDLWLERMVNDLSPLIKKDAFFGVDEQGNLTLFKGPPAQEKVLKTFFQMDMGSMKSSLPDEILEQLHEGIRVQDVEEYNSVLSTFSDYARDSSEQVMQSEE, encoded by the coding sequence TTGAAGAAACAATTGTGGCGGCGTTGGAGACGTTGGAAAAGAGCCCCCTGGGTGGGAGCGGCCTGTATAGCCTTGACGCTGCTTGCCTGGCGCGGTATGCAGGTCCCGGAGGAGCTCAGCGGCTTACTGAGTGATACGGCATGGAATGTGCCTGACCAACTGAGCGGGCTGCAGGAACAGGCCTCATCCGGTGATCCGGGTCGAAGCGTGCCGGCTGCAGCGGCTGCGTACAGCCAGGCTGAAGAAGAAGGGACTGAAGGGGCTTCAGCTCTGGATCGTAAGCAGCTGCTGGAGACCCTTAGTCAGGAACCGGTCAGCCGGACGGTTCACTTGAAGACAACCTATATTTCCGGGGAGGAGATCGTAACCCTTCCCGGGGACAAGCCCCTCGTCCAGCTCAAACAGGTCATCGCTGCACATCCGGGCTGGAACGGCTGGATCAGCGCAGACGGGGATCTCTGGCTGGAGCGTATGGTTAACGACTTATCGCCGCTGATTAAGAAGGACGCCTTTTTCGGTGTGGACGAGCAGGGCAATCTGACCTTGTTCAAAGGTCCGCCGGCGCAGGAGAAGGTGCTGAAAACCTTTTTTCAAATGGACATGGGCTCGATGAAGTCTTCGCTGCCGGATGAAATCTTAGAGCAGCTCCATGAAGGCATCCGCGTGCAAGATGTAGAAGAGTACAACAGCGTGCTGTCCACCTTCAGCGATTATGCGCGGGACTCGTCGGAACAGGTGATGCAAAGCGAAGAATAG
- a CDS encoding serpin family protein, whose protein sequence is MSYSERQAAASKLDFRLAQQSNLLGLKLFSQLRDKSGGNLTISPYSIATALALAYNGSAGETAEELGQLLGYAPGELQKLNASHQALLPVMQDAGPGIELKLANSVWGTSRLPLREDYLKTGKAYYKAEIRTIDLAAPRSVTEINGWVSKHTEHTIKEMLDQPPGPDAVAVLVNALYFKGGWKDAFPEENTRQAEFHLPADETVQVPMMSRTGYFPYAAHEDWQAIRIPYGDEQMDMLVILPSERSSLEDLEARLAGGSFPAEEDFENRQGTVGLPRFTANYGTDLKDAVQALGVKQAFDPAKGDFSKLADTPDPIYISRIIHKTYVDVNEKGTEASASTLVEMLAGAAPSVKLPFQMTVDRPFLFVIEDRQTGVWLFLGAIENPLLTH, encoded by the coding sequence ATGAGCTATTCCGAAAGGCAAGCCGCTGCGTCCAAGCTGGATTTCCGGCTGGCGCAGCAGAGCAACCTGCTCGGGCTGAAGCTGTTCAGCCAATTGAGAGACAAGAGCGGAGGTAACCTGACGATTTCGCCCTACAGCATCGCCACCGCCCTGGCACTTGCTTATAATGGCAGCGCCGGGGAGACGGCGGAAGAATTGGGACAGCTGCTCGGCTATGCACCGGGAGAGCTCCAGAAACTGAACGCAAGCCATCAGGCACTGCTGCCGGTGATGCAGGATGCCGGGCCGGGGATTGAGCTGAAGCTGGCCAATTCCGTCTGGGGCACCTCCCGATTACCGCTGCGCGAAGATTACCTTAAGACCGGCAAAGCTTATTATAAGGCGGAGATCCGCACGATAGATCTTGCCGCACCGCGTTCAGTCACCGAAATTAACGGATGGGTATCCAAGCATACGGAGCATACGATTAAGGAGATGCTGGATCAGCCTCCAGGTCCCGATGCTGTGGCTGTACTTGTGAACGCGCTGTATTTCAAGGGCGGCTGGAAGGATGCTTTTCCTGAAGAAAATACCCGGCAGGCAGAATTTCATCTCCCGGCGGATGAGACGGTACAAGTGCCGATGATGAGTCGAACCGGGTATTTTCCGTACGCGGCGCATGAAGACTGGCAAGCCATACGTATCCCCTATGGAGATGAGCAGATGGATATGCTGGTTATTCTGCCAAGTGAGCGCTCTTCATTGGAGGATCTGGAAGCCAGGCTTGCGGGAGGGAGTTTTCCTGCTGAAGAGGATTTTGAGAACCGGCAGGGGACGGTAGGATTGCCGCGGTTTACCGCCAACTATGGAACGGATTTGAAGGACGCAGTACAAGCGCTGGGCGTGAAACAGGCTTTTGATCCGGCGAAAGGCGATTTCTCCAAGCTGGCCGATACTCCCGATCCCATCTATATCAGCAGGATCATTCATAAAACCTATGTCGATGTGAACGAAAAAGGGACCGAAGCGTCAGCCTCCACGCTTGTAGAAATGCTTGCAGGTGCTGCTCCTTCTGTGAAACTCCCCTTTCAAATGACAGTGGACCGGCCTTTTCTTTTTGTGATCGAAGACCGGCAGACAGGAGTCTGGTTGTTCCTCGGTGCGATTGAAAATCCGTTGTTGACTCATTAA
- the fabV gene encoding enoyl-ACP reductase FabV — MIIQPKTRGFICTTAHPEGCAKQIQEQIDFVKAQKKLSGPVNVLVIGASTGYGLASRIAAAFGAGANTIGVFFDKAAEGTRTASAGWYNSAAFEKAAAQQGLKSHSIVGDAFSDAIKTKTIDLIKAEYGTVDLVVYSVASPRRTHPVTGETFSSVIKPVGAAYTNKTMNFHTGEVSTVTIEPATEDEVRQTIAVMGGEDWAMWIDQLQEAGVLADGATTVAYSYVGPKITHPIYRDGTIGLAKNDLEQTAIALHEKLSAKGGRAFVSVNKALVTQSSSAIPVVPLYISTLYKVMKEKELHENCIQQMYRLFTDHLYNGGEASADGSHLIRIDDWEMREDVQIEVIRRWNELETGNVPELTDLEGYREDFFHLFGFQTEGVDYEADTDPAVEIPNQV, encoded by the coding sequence ATGATCATTCAGCCAAAAACACGCGGCTTCATCTGCACAACCGCCCATCCGGAAGGGTGCGCCAAACAAATACAGGAACAAATTGATTTTGTAAAAGCTCAAAAGAAGCTCAGCGGCCCAGTGAACGTGCTTGTTATCGGCGCTTCCACCGGATACGGGCTGGCTTCACGGATTGCTGCCGCTTTCGGCGCAGGAGCCAATACCATCGGTGTCTTCTTCGACAAAGCCGCTGAAGGTACGCGGACGGCTTCGGCAGGCTGGTACAACTCGGCCGCATTCGAGAAGGCTGCTGCACAGCAGGGCCTCAAATCTCACAGCATTGTTGGAGATGCTTTCTCCGATGCCATCAAGACCAAAACGATTGACCTGATCAAAGCCGAATACGGCACCGTTGACCTTGTGGTCTACAGCGTCGCATCCCCGCGCCGCACACATCCCGTAACAGGAGAAACCTTCTCCTCCGTGATTAAGCCGGTTGGCGCCGCCTACACGAATAAGACAATGAACTTCCATACCGGAGAGGTATCCACGGTCACTATTGAGCCGGCAACAGAGGATGAAGTCCGCCAGACGATCGCCGTTATGGGCGGGGAAGACTGGGCAATGTGGATTGACCAGCTGCAGGAGGCCGGTGTGCTGGCCGACGGGGCAACCACCGTAGCCTACTCCTATGTTGGACCGAAAATCACCCATCCGATCTACCGGGATGGAACGATTGGCCTGGCCAAAAATGATCTGGAGCAGACCGCCATCGCGCTCCATGAGAAGCTGAGTGCAAAGGGCGGACGCGCTTTTGTCTCAGTCAACAAAGCCCTTGTTACACAGTCGAGCTCCGCGATTCCGGTAGTTCCACTGTACATTTCCACTCTGTATAAAGTGATGAAGGAAAAGGAACTGCACGAAAACTGCATCCAGCAAATGTACCGTTTGTTCACGGATCATCTGTATAACGGCGGTGAAGCGTCTGCGGACGGCAGCCACCTGATCCGTATCGACGACTGGGAAATGCGCGAGGATGTGCAGATCGAAGTTATACGGCGCTGGAACGAGCTCGAAACCGGCAATGTTCCTGAGCTTACCGATCTGGAAGGCTACCGTGAAGACTTCTTCCACCTGTTCGGCTTCCAAACCGAAGGTGTGGATTACGAAGCCGATACCGATCCTGCGGTAGAGATTCCGAATCAGGTGTAA
- a CDS encoding response regulator transcription factor translates to MYKLLIAEDVKMVRDTLKYAIDWDSLDITVLGAVENGEEVLAWLEREVPDLILTDIGMPVMNGLQLIEAVMASHPDIRCIILSGLSEFEHARQAIKLHVLDYILKPIDPEEIERVLAHAVGELKLQREKQRGISMAEQAVKEKLPHLADVFPDAGWPENIKKRKLVEQAIGYIKEQFTRRDLSLAEVAGSVGLSDKYLNLLVKEVTGNTINQMIISLRMEEAARLLKDPLIKIYEICDQIGYADQDHFRESFKKQFGLTPTKYRNLFL, encoded by the coding sequence ATGTATAAGCTGCTGATAGCTGAGGATGTCAAAATGGTCCGCGATACGCTGAAGTACGCCATTGACTGGGACTCCTTGGACATCACTGTTCTGGGGGCCGTTGAGAACGGGGAGGAGGTGCTGGCGTGGCTGGAGCGGGAGGTACCGGATCTGATTTTAACGGATATTGGCATGCCCGTAATGAACGGCTTGCAGCTGATTGAAGCTGTAATGGCGAGCCATCCCGACATTCGCTGCATCATCCTGTCCGGGCTGAGTGAATTCGAGCATGCCCGCCAGGCGATCAAGCTGCATGTGCTTGACTATATACTCAAGCCTATCGATCCTGAAGAGATTGAGCGTGTGCTGGCCCATGCCGTGGGTGAGCTTAAGCTGCAGAGGGAGAAACAGCGTGGAATCTCCATGGCGGAGCAGGCCGTAAAAGAAAAGCTTCCGCATCTGGCAGATGTGTTTCCGGACGCAGGGTGGCCGGAAAACATCAAGAAGCGAAAGCTGGTTGAACAGGCGATCGGTTATATAAAGGAACAATTCACACGCCGGGATCTGTCCCTGGCGGAGGTGGCCGGGTCTGTCGGACTCAGCGACAAATATCTGAATCTGCTGGTTAAAGAGGTGACCGGGAATACCATCAACCAAATGATCATTTCCTTGCGGATGGAGGAGGCAGCCCGGCTGCTTAAGGACCCGTTGATCAAAATTTATGAAATCTGCGATCAGATCGGTTACGCGGACCAGGATCATTTCCGCGAGAGCTTCAAGAAGCAGTTCGGGCTGACGCCGACCAAATACCGAAATCTGTTCCTTTGA
- a CDS encoding cache domain-containing sensor histidine kinase, with product MRIRKWKGSSRLLSRLSLPIFVLIVTFIALFATAASYILIRVQNDHTLKLAEQSMKFVYMNAGYQFDTMNNVAAFIATNQSIENLLESTYQEPFDAVDDFYILQANLQNLSLLSLLNDFRSQEAVQQSYIVSVALEPGSGLYEMATNHFYPVTGIFKSDDLKNQPWFRSLSSKERQTEWWGERTDRPEGAMIYSARRKTSLKDGRSIGTVIVGASIRSIQSVFRNAELEQGYHLLLDEGNRVIFSERYSFLESADELPVVRALDASKESMIANIDGEKQRVMSETFENGWRLLTIVPESHISRYTLVISAIGAASVAAALLIAGFWLRRIVVRVTVPITRLVTTIQRLEVSGFKDTLPQQKSGIYEVDELSQTFGSMLVTLHGLIEKSFEEELERRELQLELLHAQINPHFIYNTLDLINCRAIMAGDMESSKIVRSLANVFRFSLNRGQTLISLEEEIKQVEAYLHIQKMMMDHLQVIIQVPVGLLQARMVHLTLQPLAENAIVHGFTDRQSDCRITITARLEGRLLLLRVEDNGTGCDVERMNEALQEKPASEPGIKLLEPGNGYGMMNVHRRIQLHCGKAYGLRYLPAAKGTCVEAVLPFYSDSILPEMEAVPYV from the coding sequence ATGCGTATACGCAAATGGAAGGGCAGTTCCCGGCTATTATCCAGACTCAGCCTCCCGATTTTTGTCTTGATCGTTACGTTCATCGCCCTTTTTGCTACGGCTGCCAGCTACATTCTCATCCGGGTGCAGAACGATCACACGCTCAAACTGGCGGAGCAATCAATGAAATTTGTCTACATGAACGCGGGATACCAGTTTGACACGATGAACAATGTCGCCGCTTTTATTGCCACCAATCAATCCATTGAGAATTTGCTGGAGAGCACCTATCAGGAGCCCTTTGATGCTGTCGATGACTTTTACATCCTCCAGGCGAATCTGCAAAATCTGTCTCTGCTTTCCCTGCTGAACGATTTCCGGTCGCAAGAGGCTGTACAGCAATCCTATATCGTATCTGTGGCGCTGGAGCCAGGCAGCGGGTTATATGAAATGGCAACAAACCATTTTTATCCGGTGACGGGCATCTTCAAGTCGGATGATCTGAAGAACCAGCCCTGGTTTCGCAGCCTGAGCAGCAAGGAGCGGCAGACGGAGTGGTGGGGCGAGAGGACAGACCGGCCGGAAGGTGCCATGATCTATTCGGCGCGGCGGAAAACCAGCCTTAAGGATGGCCGGAGTATCGGCACGGTCATCGTTGGGGCCAGTATCAGGAGCATTCAGAGTGTATTCCGCAATGCGGAGCTGGAGCAGGGTTACCATTTGTTGCTTGATGAGGGCAACCGGGTCATTTTCAGTGAGCGGTACAGCTTTCTGGAATCTGCAGACGAATTGCCGGTTGTGCGCGCATTGGATGCCTCTAAGGAGTCGATGATCGCCAACATTGACGGAGAAAAGCAGCGGGTGATGTCCGAAACGTTCGAAAATGGCTGGCGGCTTTTAACCATCGTTCCGGAGAGCCATATCAGCCGGTACACCCTGGTCATATCGGCAATCGGTGCAGCGAGCGTCGCTGCAGCCTTGTTAATCGCCGGCTTTTGGCTGCGGAGAATTGTGGTGCGGGTGACCGTTCCGATCACCAGGCTGGTAACTACCATCCAACGCCTGGAGGTTAGCGGGTTTAAAGATACGCTTCCACAGCAGAAATCCGGCATCTATGAGGTTGATGAGCTCAGCCAGACGTTCGGCTCCATGCTGGTGACGCTGCATGGCCTGATTGAGAAATCCTTTGAGGAGGAGCTGGAACGGCGTGAGCTGCAGCTTGAGCTGCTGCATGCCCAGATCAATCCTCATTTTATCTACAACACATTGGATTTAATCAATTGCCGGGCTATTATGGCGGGTGATATGGAATCCAGCAAAATTGTCCGTTCGCTTGCTAATGTCTTTCGCTTCAGCCTTAACCGTGGGCAGACCCTGATCTCCCTGGAAGAAGAGATCAAACAGGTTGAAGCCTATCTGCACATTCAAAAAATGATGATGGATCATTTGCAGGTGATCATTCAAGTGCCGGTTGGGCTGCTGCAGGCGAGAATGGTCCACCTTACCTTGCAACCGCTTGCGGAGAATGCCATCGTTCATGGGTTTACCGACCGGCAGAGCGACTGCAGGATCACGATTACGGCCCGGCTTGAGGGCAGGCTGCTTCTGCTGCGCGTTGAGGACAACGGGACTGGCTGTGATGTGGAACGGATGAACGAGGCGCTTCAGGAGAAACCGGCCAGTGAACCGGGGATCAAGCTCCTCGAGCCGGGGAACGGATACGGTATGATGAATGTTCACCGCAGAATCCAGCTGCATTGCGGCAAAGCCTACGGCTTACGCTATTTGCCGGCTGCGAAGGGTACATGCGTTGAGGCTGTACTGCCTTTCTACTCAGATTCGATTCTGCCAGAAATGGAGGCTGTGCCCTATGTATAA
- a CDS encoding extracellular solute-binding protein — MPKQKRIWSFGVLAVLLAGSVALSGCGKSNEEGSASSLTSPSPASSAPGTEPLAAGEPYVLNWMKAQDISKPYDPAKDVVMHAIEQKLNIKIVPEMVDVQQYKTKLNLKIASGAIPDVVRIDFADDFQKYAQQGAFVDLTDLINEQDTPNIMREVPQDVFEKAKVNGKIYGIPYQGGPGAGYRWNLDMRKDYLEKVGADIPKTLDEYYNLLKKIKTEMPDVIPLGGYTAQIGEQKYANNSFDHIFGAFGVTPGFFTEKDGKFSNYDIEPQMREALLFLQKMYAEGLIDKEFPTIKEEQERTKLYSGKLFSWMGWWSTPNGYDTQIETGELIKSGSLAKDGTLPDQANEPYKYLALTDSLVGPDGTAVAPMGAPFSQMNAISVKTKDPKRVLKIIEDSLSLENQMLTVWGIEGEDYKIENGVLKTVTDLVDPQTMKDKDGNYRGTQSYLFAPGLTGWPRYLESLPLRLSESLGIAINNKFQITDASNYLDSPTKIAKLVELNTMRDSVFTQIIMGGDIKKFDEFVEKWKAQGGAKILQELEESFQKKAGK, encoded by the coding sequence ATGCCTAAACAAAAAAGAATTTGGTCGTTTGGCGTACTTGCCGTCCTTCTGGCCGGAAGCGTAGCGCTTTCGGGCTGCGGCAAAAGCAATGAAGAAGGCAGTGCGTCATCCCTTACGTCACCATCCCCTGCGTCATCTGCACCGGGAACTGAACCGCTGGCTGCCGGGGAGCCTTATGTGCTCAATTGGATGAAGGCGCAGGACATTTCCAAGCCCTATGATCCAGCCAAAGACGTGGTCATGCATGCCATTGAGCAGAAGCTCAATATCAAGATTGTTCCTGAGATGGTGGACGTCCAGCAATATAAAACAAAGCTTAATCTGAAAATAGCCAGCGGCGCCATTCCCGATGTGGTCAGAATCGACTTTGCTGACGATTTTCAGAAATATGCGCAGCAAGGAGCCTTCGTGGATCTGACTGATCTGATCAATGAGCAGGATACGCCGAATATCATGCGGGAGGTTCCACAGGATGTATTCGAGAAGGCCAAGGTAAACGGCAAAATTTACGGTATTCCCTATCAGGGGGGACCGGGTGCCGGGTATCGCTGGAACTTGGATATGCGCAAGGATTATCTGGAAAAAGTAGGGGCGGACATACCCAAGACGCTCGATGAGTATTACAACCTGCTCAAGAAGATTAAGACGGAGATGCCGGATGTTATTCCGCTCGGCGGTTATACTGCCCAGATTGGCGAGCAGAAATACGCTAACAATTCCTTCGACCATATCTTTGGTGCTTTTGGCGTAACGCCGGGCTTTTTCACCGAGAAAGACGGCAAGTTCAGCAACTATGATATTGAGCCGCAAATGCGGGAAGCGCTGCTGTTCCTGCAAAAAATGTACGCGGAGGGCCTAATTGACAAGGAATTCCCCACGATCAAGGAGGAGCAGGAGCGGACGAAGCTATACAGTGGCAAGCTGTTCTCATGGATGGGCTGGTGGTCAACCCCCAATGGCTATGATACACAGATCGAAACAGGAGAGTTGATCAAGAGCGGCAGTCTGGCCAAGGATGGGACCTTGCCGGATCAGGCCAATGAGCCGTACAAATATTTGGCCTTGACCGATTCGCTTGTCGGTCCGGATGGAACGGCGGTTGCGCCAATGGGAGCCCCCTTCTCCCAGATGAATGCGATCAGTGTCAAAACAAAGGATCCGAAAAGAGTTTTGAAGATTATCGAGGACTCCCTGTCCCTGGAAAACCAGATGTTGACGGTATGGGGGATCGAAGGTGAGGATTACAAAATCGAGAACGGCGTGCTGAAGACCGTGACCGATCTGGTTGATCCGCAGACGATGAAGGACAAGGATGGCAACTACCGCGGCACGCAAAGTTATCTGTTCGCTCCTGGACTTACAGGCTGGCCCCGCTACCTGGAGTCGCTGCCGCTGCGCTTGTCCGAGTCGCTGGGCATTGCGATCAACAATAAGTTCCAGATTACCGATGCCTCCAACTATCTTGACTCGCCCACGAAGATCGCCAAGCTGGTAGAGCTCAACACCATGCGCGACTCCGTATTCACGCAAATAATTATGGGTGGAGACATTAAGAAATTCGATGAATTCGTCGAGAAATGGAAGGCTCAGGGCGGAGCGAAAATACTGCAGGAGCTGGAAGAGTCCTTCCAGAAGAAAGCGGGCAAGTAA
- a CDS encoding carbohydrate ABC transporter permease — translation MKTSKRETGFAVSNYIILTILTLIIVLPFWYVLSVSVTPYQIYSEKNGLVLFPTSFSLQYFDYLLKEGSMIYNAYGNTIRNTVCGVALALVLTVTAAYSLAEKKLPGRRVIMLYFVFTMLFKGGMIPTYITIKQLGLLNTNYVLILVMAYSAFNMILMKSFFEGIPESLKESASIDGASEFRILWRIVLPLSMPVIATVSLLYLVVYWNDFFNALLYTSEWSKAPVQLVLRTIIASSSLPPELLETAGSAPPPTIGIQMAAIVIVALPMMIIYPFVQRFFEQGMLIGSVKG, via the coding sequence ATGAAAACGTCAAAAAGGGAGACTGGTTTTGCCGTTTCCAATTATATCATCCTCACCATCCTCACCCTGATTATCGTTCTGCCCTTCTGGTATGTGCTGTCCGTGTCCGTTACACCATATCAGATTTACAGCGAGAAGAACGGCCTGGTGCTGTTTCCTACCTCCTTCAGCCTCCAGTACTTTGATTATCTGCTGAAGGAAGGCTCTATGATTTATAATGCTTACGGCAATACCATCCGCAATACGGTGTGCGGTGTTGCGCTTGCCCTGGTGCTCACGGTTACGGCAGCTTATTCGCTGGCTGAGAAGAAGCTGCCTGGCAGAAGGGTAATCATGCTGTACTTTGTCTTTACTATGCTGTTCAAAGGCGGCATGATCCCGACCTATATCACAATCAAGCAGTTGGGCCTGCTGAATACCAATTATGTACTCATTCTGGTCATGGCATACAGTGCCTTTAATATGATCCTGATGAAATCTTTTTTTGAGGGCATACCGGAAAGCCTCAAGGAGTCCGCCTCTATCGACGGCGCCTCAGAGTTCAGGATTCTGTGGAGAATTGTACTTCCCCTGTCCATGCCGGTGATTGCCACAGTGAGCTTGCTCTACCTGGTTGTTTACTGGAATGATTTCTTCAACGCTCTGCTGTATACCAGCGAATGGTCCAAAGCGCCGGTGCAGCTAGTACTGCGGACGATCATTGCCAGTTCCAGCCTGCCGCCGGAGTTGCTTGAGACGGCCGGCTCCGCGCCGCCGCCGACAATCGGCATTCAGATGGCGGCGATTGTAATCGTAGCTCTGCCGATGATGATCATCTATCCGTTCGTCCAGCGGTTCTTTGAGCAGGGCATGCTGATTGGATCGGTTAAAGGCTAG